From the genome of Aspergillus chevalieri M1 DNA, chromosome 8, nearly complete sequence, one region includes:
- a CDS encoding uncharacterized protein (COG:C,H;~EggNog:ENOG410Q4IF;~InterPro:IPR001834,IPR014756,IPR036374,IPR001433, IPR005066,IPR001199,IPR017927,IPR008333,IPR008335, IPR036400,IPR017938,IPR039261,IPR000572;~PFAM:PF00174,PF00175,PF03404,PF00173,PF00970;~go_function: GO:0016491 - oxidoreductase activity [Evidence IEA];~go_function: GO:0030151 - molybdenum ion binding [Evidence IEA];~go_process: GO:0055114 - oxidation-reduction process [Evidence IEA]): MPGTPPSSTLEILNEPDWARTHSHRVGTRSRDARHIGLTHSGDDRHHDYQEDLEGIAGAKLDELRGKVRHGELVSVRDVLTKQMDFHLKRPDVHLRFWRYVLHTTEAFIKEEQPWAANLKKKEKEEERRKEERQKQDGVAGVQKGQGKVDGQDGGQKDSTGEEGQQPKRSVEEEALLQCLRYEQKYRASMTTNHGKGYSTLQNEDLPRQIDEADQFSPDSWIPRSDKLTRLTGKHPLNAEVDLTTLFDGGLITPSPIHYVRNHGSVPHLLWENHKLEIIAGKRLLLGMDELKDQFESINIPIFLACDGNRRKELNMIKKTRAFNYTAAAAGCSYWKGVLLRDVLLKADVQQLSKSNPNKTFWLNYEGADNLSEGKYESCLPLDYVLDTNNDVLLAYEMNDHPIPPDHGYPLRLMLPGWVGARSVKWLSKVWVTDYENDSYYYIYDNRQLPSFIEDPGSEIAEIMFRHPSTICTTQMLNSVIVRPAQGERINLGDLKNGAMYRVEGYAYSGSGNEIDRVEVSLDGGNRWSYCVRKYPDAPIRHGRKFWTWLHWHIDLPISKFVRAKSILVRAFDEHKNTQPPKPVWNIEGMMNNCWYEVRPETYDSSDTSSTHLLFRHPVDAGTSTNGWMKPSTSEQIESIKQKASAPENQLTRQEIEKHNTQDDCWIVVNGNVYDATSVLSWHPGGKGAILAHAGAVHMDTTEEFESIHDNYAQDKLKECIIGKVTQKAMDHIKKDAEKKKAEASQTDKKDPEIALDKHKWTQATLSTKKRLSRDTQLYTFTLPTPAKKLGLSTGQHIQLGFHFEDRLVVRPYTPTRPILDTEDDGSFNLVVKTYFPDENQPGGTMSNILDCLREGEEVEVKGPSGEIRYLGHGRFEVDDNERRFDNVTLILGGSGVTPGYQIIARILKTPDDKTRVKVIDANKSENDILLSSELEDFARNHCEQFQIAHVLSHPSDKWKGLKGHLNEDVIKEHAFEPAEGNVALLCGPPTMIQKAALPALRDWGYDDDRNLFGF, translated from the exons ATGCCCGGCACACCACCTTCCTCAACCCTAGAAATCCTCAACGAACCTGACTGGGCGCGAACACACTCCCATCGCGTCGGCACACGCTCCCGCGATGCACGACATATTGGTCTCACGCATTCTGGCGATGACAGACATCATGATTATCAGGAGGATCTGGAGGGTATCGCGGGGGCCAAACTCGATGAGCTGAGGGGGAAGGTTAGACATGGGGAATTGGTTAGTGTGCGTGACGTGTTGACGAAGCAGATGGATTTTCATTTGAAACGGCCGGATGTGCATCTGAGGTTTTGGAGATATGTGTTGCATACTACGGAGGCGTTCATTAAGGAGGAGCAGCCGTGGGCTGCCaatttgaagaagaaagaaaaagaggaggagaggaggaaggaggagagaCAGAAGCAGGACGGGGTGGCTGGAGTGCAGAAGGGGCAGGGTAAGGTAGACGGGCAAGACGGAGGTCAAAAAGATAGTACTGGAGAGGAAGGACAGCAGCCCAAGCGCTCAGTTGAAGAGGAAGCCTTGTTGCAATGTCTGCGTTACGAGCAGAAGTATCGCGCGTCAATGACGACGAACCACGGCAAGGGCTACTCAACTCTGCAGAATGAAGATCTCCCTAGGCAGATTGACGAAGCAGACCAGTTTTCTCCTGACAGTTGGATTCCTCGCAGTGACAAACTTACTCGTCTAACTGGAAAGCATCCATTGAATGCAGAGGTAGACCTCACCACTCTCTTCGATGGAGGCCTCATTACACCATCGCCAATACACTACGTCCGCAACCACGGCTCCGTCCCGCATTTGCTTTGGGAAAATCACAAACTTGAAATCATCGCTGGTAAACGCCTACTGCTTGGAATGGACGAACTTAAAGACCAATTTGAAAGCATCAACATCCCCATATTTTTAGCCTGCGATGGAAATCGCAGAAAAGAACTCAACATGATAAAGAAAACCCGTGCCTTCAACTAcacagccgcagcagcaggctGCTCATACTGGAAAGGTGTCTTACTACGCGACGTCCTCCTCAAAGCGGACGTCCAGCAGCTTTCAAAAAGTAACCCCAATAAAACGTTCTGGTTGAACTACGAAGGCGCCGACAATCTCAGCGAAGGAAAATACGAATCATGCCTCCCACTCGACTACGTCCTAGACACAAACAACGACGTCCTCCTAGCATACGAAATGAACGACCACCCCATCCCCCCAGACCACGGCTACCCCCTCCGCCTAATGCTCCCGGGTTGGGTAGGCGCTCGATCAGTCAAGTGGCTAAGTAAAGTCTGGGTCACAGATTACGAGAACGACAGCTATTACTATATCTACGATAACAGGCAACTCCCTAGTTTCATTGAAGATCCTGGATCAGAAATCGCGGAGATCATGTTCCGTCATCCTAGTACGATATGTACGACGCAGATGCTCAACTCCGTTATTGTTAGACCTGCGCAGGGAGAGAGGATTAATTTGGGGGATTTAAAAAATGGTGCGATGTATCGGGTCGAGGGGTATGCGTATAGCGGGAGTGGGAATGAGATTGATCGGGTGGAGGTTAGTCTGGATGGGGGGAATAGGTGGTCGTATTGCGTACGGAAG TATCCCGATGCGCCGATTAGACATGGAAGGAAATTCTGGACTTGGCTGCATTGGCATATTGATTTGCCTATTAGCAAGTTTGTTCGCGCGAAGAGTATACTGGTTCGTGCGTTTGATGAGCATAAGAATACGCAGCCCCCAAAGCCTGTGTGGAATATTGAGGG AATGATGAACAATTGCTGGTACGAAGTTCGCCCCGAAACCTACGACTCCTCAGACACATCCTCAACACACCTCTTGTTCCGCCACCCCGTCGACGCGGGCACCAGCACAAACGGCTGGATGAAGCCCTCGACCTCCGAACAGatcgaatccatcaaacAGAAAGCATCCGCGCCAGAAAACCAATTGACCCGACAAGAAATCGAGAAACATAACACGCAGGATGACTGCTGGATTGTGGTGAATGGAAATGTATACGATGCGACTAGCGTGCTTAGTTGGCATCCTGGGGGCAAGGGGGCCATTTTGGCGCATGCGGGCGCTGTTCATATGGATACGACAGAGGAGTTTGAGAGTATCCATGATAATTATGCGCAGGATAAGTTGAAGG AATGTATTATCGGGAAAGTCACGCAAAAGGCAATGGACCATATAAAGAAAGAtgcagaaaaaaagaaggcaGAAGCATCGCAAACAGACAAAAAAGACCCCGAAATCGCCTTGGATAAGCACAA ATGGACCCAAGCAACCCTAAGTACCAAGAAACGCCTCTCACGCGACACTCAACTCTACACCTTCACCCTCCCAACCCCCGCCAAGAAACTCGGCCTCTCAACAGGCCAACACATCCAACTCGGTTTCCACTTCGAAGACCGTCTCGTCGTCCGCCCATACACACCCACCAGACCTATACTCGACACCGAAGATGATGGCTCTTTCAATTTAGTTGTCAAGACATATTTCCCAGATGAAAACCAGCCCGGTGGGACGATGAGTAATATCCTTGATTGTCTACGggagggcgaggaggttgaggttaAGGGGCCGTCCGGCGAAATACGATACTTAGGGCATGGGAGGTTTGAGGTCGATGATAACGAGCGCAGATTTGACAACGTCACATTGATCCTCGGCGGATCGGGCGTGACACCGGGGTATCAAATCATAGCGCGAATCCTCAAAACACCCGATGATAAAACGAGGGTCAAAGTCATCGACGCGAATAAATCCGAGAATGACATCTTACTTTCCTCTGAACTAGAGGATTTTGCCAGGAACCACTGCGAGCAATTCCAGATTGCACATGTGTTGTCTCATCCTAGTGATAAGTGGAAGGGCTTGAAAGGTCATCTTAATGAGGATGTTATCAAAGAACATGCGTTTGAGCCTGCAGAGGGAAATGTGGCGCTGCTTTGTGGACCGCCGACGATGATTCAGAAGGCTGCGTTGCCGGCGTTGAGAGACTGGgggtatgatgatgataggaaTCTGTTTGGGTTTTAG
- a CDS encoding aminoglycoside phosphotransferase family protein (COG:S;~EggNog:ENOG410PPPA;~InterPro:IPR011009,IPR002575;~PFAM:PF01636): MEGPLRPFTDPASKASDRAFPLDDKDIDCVSDESLVDLLKSAPILDDLGQTTVVRLSKDLVLKGGGDVLPCEAKVLQLVASKSNIRAPRIHRSLHFMDDTKYFGTMGYIVMDYIDGEPLDGCWRDLSDEQKMDVARQTAQMIIEMQSIKLLEPGPIGGGPCRGRFFTHYSAGPFKDVAEFEGWFNHTLDICKTYKHASSDLPPFKFTEFVLTHQDISPRNLILDRNGLVWLVDWADAGSYPPPFEMAALRSQSQFIDFNDMVLSLLPRYPLEEQQLHSIGYALSTAALA; the protein is encoded by the exons ATGGAAGGACCTTTACGCCCGTTCACCGAC CCAGCCAGTAAGGCCTCAGACAGGGCATTCCCGCTGGATGATAAGGACATCGACTGCGTCTCCGACGAATCCCTCGTCGACCTCCTCAAGTCTGCTCCGATCCTTGACGATCTCGGCCAAACGACGGTGGTGCGATTGTCCAAGGATCTCGTTTTAAAAGGCGGCGGCGATGTGCTGCCTTGTGAGGCAAAGGTCCTTCAACTAGTTGCATCAAAGTCCAATATTCGAGCTCCTCGTATCCATCGGTCTCTCCATTTCATGGACGACACGAAATATTTTGGCACCATGGGATATATTGTGATGGATTATATCGACGGTGAACCGCTTGATGGCTGCTGGAGAGATCTCAGTGATGAACAAAAGATGGATGTCGCGAGGCAGACGGCCCAGATGATCATTGAAATGCAGTCCATCAAGCTATTGGAGCCAGGTCCGATCGGCGGGGGCCCATGTCGCGGTCGCTTCTTCACGCACTACAGTGCCGGGCCTTTCAAGGACGTGGCCGAATTCGAGGGCTGGTTCAACCACACGTTGGACATCTGTAAAACATACAAGCACGCGTCGTCAGACCTTCCGCCCTTCAAGTTCACCGAGTTTGTTCTCACCCACCAGGACATCAGTCCGCGGAATCTTATTCTGGACCGAAACGGCCTGGTGTGGCTCGTGGACTGGGCAGATGCAGGTTCGTATCCCCCGCCCTTCGAAATGGCAGCTCTACGCTCTCAGTCTCAGTTCATCGACTTTAATGACATGGTGCTGTCATTACTCCCGCGATACCCTTTGGAAGAACAGCAATTACATTCCATTGGATACGCCCTTTCAACAGCTGCACTGGCTTGA
- the TIF51_2 gene encoding eukaryotic translation initiation factor 5A (COG:J;~EggNog:ENOG410PMXH;~InterPro:IPR020189,IPR008991,IPR001884,IPR012340, IPR014722;~PFAM:PF01287;~go_function: GO:0003723 - RNA binding [Evidence IEA];~go_function: GO:0003746 - translation elongation factor activity [Evidence IEA];~go_function: GO:0043022 - ribosome binding [Evidence IEA];~go_process: GO:0045901 - positive regulation of translational elongation [Evidence IEA];~go_process: GO:0045905 - positive regulation of translational termination [Evidence IEA]), with translation MSSSKTGKHGHTKVHLVCIDIFTGKKLEDVVPATHEVDVPNIHRDEYRLEGVDSGHLVLTDQDGNAKNDVTVPDGDIGSQIMDRLDSGDSSIVTILRAMNEQACIGYRDA, from the exons ATGTCTTCATCTAAGACTGGCAAGCACGGGCATACCAAGGTTCATCTTGTGTGCATTGATATCTTCACGGGTAAAAAGCTTGAGGATGTTGTTCCTGCCACCCATGAAGTCGACGTTCCAAATATTCATAGAGATGAATATAGGCTG GAGGGAGTTGATAGCGGACACCTTGTGTTAACAGATCAGGATGGTAATGCCAAGAATGATGTTACTGTACCTGACGGTGATATTGGTTCCCAGATTATGGATCGTCTTGACAGTGGTGATAGCTCAA TTGTTACTATCCTGCGTGCTATGAATGAGCAAGCATGTATTGGTTATAGGGATGCGTAA